A window of the Dioscorea cayenensis subsp. rotundata cultivar TDr96_F1 chromosome 14, TDr96_F1_v2_PseudoChromosome.rev07_lg8_w22 25.fasta, whole genome shotgun sequence genome harbors these coding sequences:
- the LOC120275864 gene encoding expansin-like A2: MNFSIFFFLIISFIVFSSTTACDRCVHKSKVSYFPSSSSLSAGACGYGSMAMSFNGGYVAASNPSLYRHGVGCGACFQIRCKNKMCSTSGVKVILTDMSKSNTTSFVLAKPAFEALAKPGMASEMKNFSILDVAYKRIPCAYKRNLSVIVEESSEKPSNLVIKFLFQGGQTDIVAVDVAQVGSSDWRYMTQSYNGPVWNTNRAPAGPLQMRMVVTGGYDGKWIWADKQVIPIEWKIGSVYDLGVQISDIAQEGCSPCDTDEWK; the protein is encoded by the exons ATGAATttctctatcttcttcttcctcataaTCTCATTCATTGTCTTCTCCTCCACCACTGCTTGTGATAGATGTGTCCATAAATCAAAGGTGTCTTATTTCCCTTCTTCCTCATCACTTTCAG CTGGAGCATGTGGATATGGTTCCATGGCCATGAGCTTCAATGGAGGATATGTGGCTGCTAGCAACCCTTCCCTCTATAGACATGGTGTTGGATGTGGAGCATGTTTTCAG ATTAGGTGCAAGAACAAGATGTGCAGCACTAGTGGTGTTAAAGTCATCCTGACAGACATGAGCAAAAGCAACACCACATCATTTGTGCTAGCTAAACCTGCATTTGAAGCTCTGGCGAAACCTGGGATGGCATCAGAGATGAAAAATTTTAGCATTTTGGATGTGGCATATAAAAg AATACCTTGTGCGTACAAGAGAAACTTATCAGTTATAGTAGAAGAGAGCAGTGAAAAACCAAGCAATCTGGTCATCAAGTTCCTCTTCCAAGGTGGTCAAACTGACATTGTTGCTGTTGATGTAGCTCAG GTTGGATCTTCTGACTGGCGATACATGACTCAAAGTTACAACGGCCCGGTCTGGAACACTAACCGAGCACCGGCCGGACCACTGCAAATGCGAATGGTTGTGACCGGCGGGTACGACGGCAAATGGATTTGGGCTGATAAACAGGTCATACCTATTGAATGGAAGATAGGTTCGGTATATGATTTGGGTGTACAAATCAGTGATATAGCTCAAGAGGGATGTTCACCTTGTGATACAGATGAgtggaaataa